A section of the Candidatus Moraniibacteriota bacterium genome encodes:
- a CDS encoding DM13 domain-containing protein, which produces MKTFLIISASIVLIGIAWYGLSPLFDTKVVNDPAPEKGVTTEDALVVTGDAAKNPRQETDVITPPSKRIPIVDTPAHPASGFVRIVKDGDQTIIRYEDYKTINGPDVRIYLANDLQAADYIDLGPIRGTEGNINYPVPAGVDIARYRYALTWCEDFSVLFNSADLSLGQ; this is translated from the coding sequence ATGAAGACATTCCTTATTATCTCCGCATCCATCGTCCTCATAGGAATTGCTTGGTATGGCCTCTCACCGCTTTTCGATACCAAAGTAGTGAATGATCCAGCACCGGAAAAGGGTGTCACCACCGAAGACGCTCTCGTCGTTACAGGCGATGCCGCGAAAAACCCGCGCCAAGAAACCGATGTCATCACACCTCCTTCCAAACGCATTCCGATCGTCGACACTCCTGCCCATCCTGCCTCTGGCTTTGTACGCATCGTGAAAGATGGTGATCAGACGATCATCCGCTACGAAGACTACAAAACCATCAATGGCCCCGATGTCCGAATCTATCTAGCCAATGATCTCCAAGCAGCAGACTACATTGATCTCGGGCCCATCAGGGGGACCGAAGGCAACATCAATTACCCCGTGCCGGCCGGTGTCGATATAGCCCGCTATCGCTATGCGCTCACCTGGTGCGAAGACTTCTCAGTGCTCTTCAATTCTGCCGATCTTTCCCTGGGACAATAG